DNA sequence from the Thunnus albacares chromosome 22, fThuAlb1.1, whole genome shotgun sequence genome:
ACATCAGCAGTCATGGAAAGTCTCCATCCAGCTGGATCACTGTCACAGGTGAGGAAGTTAAAGACACATCTTCAGACCTTGTTTCATTTATTGATATTTGCAGATTTTTGCACTGAAAGGGACAACAGTGGTCATTCATAGTGAGAGAAAACATTTCTAACTCTACTAACACTAATTTAGTTACTTGGCGTGAAATTTGTCAACTTTCAATCCAAAATTTAGAATGTGATCATTTTACCCAAACAAAGTTTAACATCCAATAAACTGCACCAAtcttttttaataattatttttgtttcattttagagAAACCCACCACAACCTCTCAGTCTACACCCCTCCCTactcccacctccacctctcaACCTCTCATTTCATGGTTTGTTCCATCTGTCTGTGGTCTGGTTGTACTGATGCTACTGTTTCTACTGGTGATACTGGTGTTACTGGTGAGACGATGTATTCAGAGGAAACCTAAAGGTCAGATACAGACTTCTGGATTTCACActaaacatttaacttttacCTTTCCAGATTTTTTTGATTTagaattttttgttttacacccATTAACTACAGTTCATGACgacattttataatttattaatttatcatttctgttgatttgcatgttcagttttcttaaattaaatgTCCATTAAGattattatattgtaaattATATTCTGATCATTTTGGTTCCTTCCAGCTGCTAATTTAGAAGTTGGAgaagatgacatcacagatgacatcacatgcagtgacatcaaaatattgcgTCACCAGCCACAGCCAATCAGACGGAGTAGAGGTAAACTTGTATCTTTGTGAGGACTCTTTGGATTTTGAGagtaaacattttgaaaaagtgaatATAGGGACATTTTTGGAAACGAGGATGTTTAGAAACATGGGGTCAATGGGAACTCTGGGACAGTGACACTGGAATGGGTACACATTTTTAGAAAGTCAGAATATTTTCAGGTGATGAGGACGGTATTATAGTACGGGGAAGTTTTTATAAAGTTaggacattttgagaaaaagtaaaaacactaaTATGTGAATTCTTGGATTGTGAAGAGATTGTTGGATGATACAGACTTTTTTGGGGGAAAGTGAGGATATTTTGCAGTTCTTGAAACATTTAAGACTTGATTTTAGTGTTTATGTTAGACTTGACTTTAGAAAGATATTGTTGGATTTGAGGACATTGCAAAATGTTGAGGAGTAGTGGCATAATTATGTCAATGCGTACAGAAGTACTAAAATGTAACTTATTTGATGCTCTTGAGttttaattgacattttatattaatttatactATATTTCAGTCAAATTCTTGTTTCTACTTTTTAGATGGTACATTTTGAACATTGAACCTTGTACATTAACATAAACCTTTTAACAtcacattacatttatattaacatttgatACTTTTTCATgacatatttaaacaaaacatatttaatcttTTGTCTGTGGAGTTTCAGAGTGTAGTTTGGTCTGTTTTTGTTGATGACAGGGTGTGATGTGCTCACATGTGAAACTGTCTTTGTGGTGAATCAGTAACAGAAGCTAACAGATCTGTGGTCGTCCAGTTTCCTGTTTCTGATGAAGACAGTCCTCCATAGatataaatgttcatatttgCATATATCTGAACacagtattttacttttatgtattttacacaAACATTATTATTGACATGTTTATGTAATGTGATTAATACTACATTAAGTGAACTTACTTCAGTGTTATACACTGTTTTACCTTCAACTTTGTCTCACTTTTTGTTGATGAATCCTTTTACTTTTCCAGCTTTATGTGACACcaacattttttacaatttacaattataaatacatttttaaagttacGCATGTTCATCTCGTGGTGAACAACTCGTTTTAATAAAAGCTAGCAGTTCCAAGTTCCGTTTTCTGAACTTGCCACTCATGTTGTTGGTCTCTTTCACAACAGCAGTGGtgttaagatgaaaaaaaaactgtcaaaccTAAATTGTTCTGTTAACACTTCTAACACACTAAAACCTCTTTTTCAACTAGAAACTGATGTTTGCTGCTAtactttattaattttattttgtcctGTTATAAtactttacaaaaataatatcaTAATTGATTGTAGTAGAGGCATAAATAATCTGAATACGACTTGTATAATGActagtactgcagtagtagtagtagataTTCTAACAGTACTTATATGAGTATCAGTTGTGGTAATGTcaataatgtatattttatgtattttatcttCCAGAGAGTGATCCAGCTGCAGTTTACtcagcagtgaaaacaacagaagacGTCAGTTATGGACAAATAGTCATCAAATCTAACAGGACGAGAGGTACAGCTGCTCTTCTTTGCTCCTAATGTGAGGTAGCCATGAGGCGTACACATagttaaaaatatgtatatcaGTGGCTTTAGCAGTTCCTGGTAGACACTTGGTCACGTGTTCTAGCTGTCGTTGTTCTTGAGTGGGAGGCTGGTGAGGATTCAAGTCAGCATGCAAGAAAACTTTATAtatacttttaaaaacagaagttACAGAGTGCTGACAGAGTGCAGGATCcttcactggcttcccaccacCATGAACACAGTCAGTGATGTTTGTTGGAACACATGAGCCGGAGAGACTGTTAACAGGAATCATTAAATCCTTCCCAATTCACTATATTGTGCACTACATTTCTGCcattgacattttatttctgtatttgaaCTCTGAAAAGTAGAGTCCATGACATGCACtctactttctgctaacaatctCACAATGCAACGTGTCACATTTTGTAGATGTGAAAATAACTGCTGTGCGACGCCACAGCTGTCAGTGATGGCACAAACTGATGATGATTAGTAACTATTAATTAGATTATTGTGTCTGTTATATCAGAAGCAGTGAACAAGTTAACAAGgaagtgatttcagacacagaaCTGGTCTCTGCAGTTATAGACGGGAACTTTACCCCTGAAACACCAGTGTGCCATTTTCAGACACCTCTTTACCCTGAATTCAGTCTGTCAGGTTGTGCTTTCCCCCAAAAATGGTTATTTAGAACCATTCAGTTAGAGATGGTTCATTTTAGGTTGAAAGTTGGAAATGACAGAGTACTTAAGTTCCAGCAGAGTCTAATTTAGTTTAACCCCTACAGAATCTGGTTTAGCTGAACAGTCTCCCAACAACCTCCATAAATCCATCTTGAACTGTCCTTTAATAAAGTTTataatttagttgtttttaaaactgtgcagataaaaccacagcaacaacttcctgttgttGATTCCAGTGAAGTGTATTCTGAAGCTGGTGAGGTTTCTCACTATAGTGTGGTCTGATTTGGGCGGtgacagtgtgtttgtctgttgtaCCTTGTGGTCAAATTACAAACATTAATAGCAGCAAGCAGCTCTGTGGTCGTCGAGTATCCTGTTTCAGATAAATAGTTTCCAGTTACACATGGTGTTTGTCTTTAAAATCTTATAATGCTTCATGAAAAATAATGACTTTATTTGCCATAAGAGTAGTATTAATATTCTGATTTATATTACATGTGCAACAGTATTACTCGCAGTAAATAGAGTATTCTAACAGTACTGgttaatattaatgtattttatcttCCAGAGAGTGATCCAGCTGCAGTTTACTCAGCAGTGAAACGAACAGAAGATGTCAGTTATGGACAAATAGGCGTCAAATCAAACAAGAGGAGAGGTACAGCTGctcttctgtctttatttctgaaCTTTGAACAGAgtcaggctaactgtttccccctgcttacagtctttatgctaagctaagctaaccacatcctgactctATACTTAACTTTCCTTAACACACATTCATGagattgatatcaatcttctcatctcattctctcaaagaaaaaaaaatgtatattctgAATTTGTAGAACTATTCATTTAAAAGCAATAAGCATGTTAGAAATATAGGATCAAGATTAGAATAtaagaatcaggtttattgctAAGAATAGAAggtaagagaaagaaaacaagtaTATAtacaaagtaagaaaaatataactACTGTCATTATAAGTTTGttattactaatactaatatAGTACTAATAGTCCTGTTGTTGTAGTGGGGGTGAGGTTGGGGGGTAAGGGTTACTGTTGCATCTACAACACTGGTAGAATAagtaattaaatataaatatatgtgttaaaaaagaaaaagaaaacttaagTACCAAAAAGACAGGTGGTATaactatataaataacatttacaatatAGAATTAGTAAAAATCTATTCTGTGTGAAGAGGGTTGTTGagtttgaaaaataatgaagatATTGACTGAGAATGTGTTCAGAATGTTCACAGTATTAACAGTATATGTAATGTGCAAGTGTAACAATACAAAGAATACAAATAATTGCATTAATGTAACATGTTAGATGTGAAGGGCCAACTGTAGTCAGCaagaaactgttcttgtggCGAGATCTCCGTCATTATACAGCATTCATCCAGCAGGGGGACATGATGGTGTTTTAGTCCCTCGTCATGCACATTATCTTTATGAGGCACATCAGTGATCAGAGTTTGATTTATTACAGCTGAAGTAGTTGGTTCTGACAGAAACATCACTGTCACAAAGCTGCATTTTCctcaatgtaaaaaaatgtgacaCTGTGGGGACATCAGGGTTTATGGGGACCGCAGGTGTTCTCTGCATCCTGCAGACTAACAAATGAAATGAGGATCATCTAAAGGatcttttaatgattttattgtcatcaaacattcaaacatctctgcagctgctaaatatcagcTCAGACAGGAGTGATTTCCTGAGTTACGCCTTCTCCTAAAACTAGGACCAACAATGTATCAGTTTTTGTCCAGTGAAGAGagatttcctgctctgagaagCTTCATGAATTCAGGCCCAG
Encoded proteins:
- the LOC122974177 gene encoding uncharacterized protein LOC122974177, which gives rise to MFIGDSVSLSCEEDDSSAGWTLRRNTTTDTRVECGVKWGKSTGSSCNIDGIDPLDHGVYWCESREGATSNSINITVTGGSVILQSPVLPVMEGDDVTLHCKTKTSNLPADFYKDGSLIGTEPTDHMTIHEVSKSDEGLYKCHISSHGKSPSSWITVTEKPTTTSQSTPLPTPTSTSQPLISWFVPSVCGLVVLMLLFLLVILVLLVRRCIQRKPKAANLEVGEDDITDDITCSDIKILRHQPQPIRRSRESDPAAVYSAVKTTEDVSYGQIVIKSNRTRESDPAAVYSAVKRTEDVSYGQIGVKSNKRRACPPEPEVVYSSLR